In the Ruminococcus sp. OA3 genome, one interval contains:
- a CDS encoding type II toxin-antitoxin system HicB family antitoxin has protein sequence MKKAYPVFIKQSGKDYLVYVPDMELYTEGQDLPDAIAMARDAIGLKGMDLEDDKQILPEPSTKEAAVMKAAKDVDEDFDYSDGLLTYVDVDFTAYRNRMKNRAVKKNCTIPYWLNEKAEEQGINFSKVLQEALLQQVGNK, from the coding sequence ATCCAGTTTTTATTAAACAAAGTGGTAAAGATTATCTGGTGTATGTTCCTGATATGGAGCTTTACACAGAGGGACAGGATTTACCGGATGCGATTGCAATGGCAAGAGATGCTATTGGTTTAAAGGGGATGGATCTGGAAGATGACAAACAAATCTTACCAGAACCGTCCACAAAAGAAGCTGCTGTAATGAAAGCTGCAAAAGATGTTGATGAGGATTTCGATTATTCAGATGGTCTTTTAACGTATGTTGACGTGGACTTTACTGCATACAGAAATCGAATGAAAAACAGAGCGGTAAAGAAAAACTGTACGATACCTTATTGGCTGAATGAAAAGGCAGAGGAACAGGGAATCAACTTCTCTAAAGTGTTGCAGGAGGCATTGCTGCAGCAGGTAGGAAATAAATAA